In one Thermaerobacter sp. PB12/4term genomic region, the following are encoded:
- the serS gene encoding serine--tRNA ligase: MLDLRFVRQHPEVVREALRRRRLDAADLDALLEADARWRQHLQRLEELRARRNETSEAIGRLRREGADASELIAAMRQVGDTIKELEEQVRQLEQEIQDRLLRLPMIPDPEVPDGDDAGDNVEVRRWGTPPEFGFEPRAHWDLGPALGILDFERAAKITGARFTVFRGLGARLVRALIQFMLDLHTREHGYTEVLPPFLVHRQSMIGTGQLPKFEEDAFRVADSDFYLVPTAEVPVTNLYRDEILDAGQLPIYHVAYTPCFRAEAGSAGRDTRGLIRQHQFDKVELVKFVHPEWSPEEHEKLVADAEAVLQRLGLPYRVVLICTGDMGFAQARQYDLEVWMPSYGRYVEISSCSNYRDYQARRANIRFRPEPGARPQFVHTLNGSGLAVGRTLAALLENYQQADGSVVIPPALRPYVGVEVLRA; encoded by the coding sequence TTGCTGGACCTGCGCTTTGTACGCCAGCATCCGGAAGTGGTGCGGGAAGCCCTGCGCCGGCGGCGCCTGGATGCGGCGGACCTTGACGCCCTGCTGGAGGCTGACGCCCGCTGGCGCCAGCACCTGCAGCGGCTGGAGGAATTGCGGGCCCGCCGCAACGAGACTTCCGAGGCCATCGGGCGCTTGCGCCGTGAAGGGGCCGATGCCTCGGAACTCATTGCCGCCATGCGCCAGGTGGGCGACACCATCAAGGAACTGGAAGAGCAGGTTCGCCAGCTGGAGCAGGAGATCCAGGACCGGCTGCTGCGTTTGCCCATGATTCCGGACCCCGAGGTGCCCGACGGCGACGACGCCGGCGACAACGTGGAGGTACGCCGTTGGGGCACGCCGCCGGAGTTCGGCTTCGAGCCCAGGGCCCACTGGGATCTGGGACCCGCCCTGGGGATCCTGGACTTCGAGCGCGCCGCCAAGATCACCGGCGCACGCTTCACCGTCTTTCGCGGCCTGGGCGCGCGGCTGGTGCGGGCACTGATCCAGTTCATGCTGGACCTGCACACCCGGGAGCACGGCTACACCGAGGTGTTGCCGCCCTTTCTGGTCCACCGCCAGAGCATGATCGGCACCGGCCAGCTGCCCAAGTTCGAGGAGGACGCCTTCCGGGTGGCCGATTCGGACTTCTATCTGGTCCCCACGGCGGAGGTGCCCGTCACCAACCTCTACCGGGACGAGATCCTGGACGCGGGCCAGCTGCCGATCTACCACGTGGCGTACACGCCCTGCTTCCGCGCCGAGGCGGGGTCGGCCGGGCGTGACACCCGCGGGCTGATCCGCCAGCACCAGTTCGACAAGGTGGAGCTGGTGAAGTTCGTCCACCCCGAATGGTCGCCGGAGGAACACGAGAAGCTGGTGGCCGATGCCGAGGCGGTGCTGCAACGCCTGGGCCTCCCGTACCGGGTCGTTCTGATCTGTACGGGTGACATGGGCTTTGCCCAGGCCCGGCAGTACGACCTGGAGGTCTGGATGCCCAGCTACGGGCGTTACGTGGAGATCTCGTCCTGCAGCAACTACCGCGACTACCAGGCGCGCCGGGCGAACATCCGCTTCCGTCCCGAACCCGGGGCGCGGCCGCAGTTCGTCCACACCCTCAACGGGTCGGGCCTGGCCGTGGGGCGCACCCTGGCCGCCCTGCTGGAAAACTACCAGCAGGCCGATGGCAGCGTGGTGATCCCGCCCGCCCTGCGCCCGTACGTGGGGGTTGAAGTGCTCCGGGCGTGA